The Vitis riparia cultivar Riparia Gloire de Montpellier isolate 1030 chromosome 3, EGFV_Vit.rip_1.0, whole genome shotgun sequence genome segment AAATAGATTTCTAGGTTTTGGGAAGCAAGAAAAGCCTTGATACCTGGTGGATATGCCCATAGAATAGATGTATTTATAGAACAAATGCAATAAGGCCAGTTTTCTCAAATGGAATGAATGATGAAAAGACAATTGCAATGGGGGTCCAGGTCCCTTAAAGAAGATATATCACAGGGCATCACAAGGTCTTGCCTCTGATGCTTTCATATATTTGTTGGTACATCTTGGCCTACCATTTAACAGAACAAACAGAGTAGCCCCactcaaaattattatcattgtaTTGCATCCCACTGATTATAATGTATCGAATTGATCATGTGGACAAAAACATAACTAGAAGGACTAAAATGCAGACCAGACTTCTCATATTCATGGACAAAATGCTACAAACTATAGCAGACCACAAGTACCAGATGTGTTATAGGTTATGACAGTACCAAATATCAGAGCAGACTTATCTTCTAATGTGATGTTTTTTGCTACCATACAAGTGAGAGATTAGTGCTGAGTCTGAGTCTTTGGCCTGAATTTAGAGAGGCGAAAGATTGAATAGACTCGTTGAACCAACATAACATATGGTATAATTCAAAAGATGCTGATGTCTAGACTCAAACATACTTGATATTGACCAAAcccaagcaaaacatgaattgaATAAAGAAGACTTTTATTTCAACAGTCAAGTCAAATATTTCATATCCCATATATATGGTATTgttcttattttggaaaaccTGTTTTCTCTTAGAAAAGACTTTTGAGGAGGACAAAGGAGAAAAAATGTACATGGGATTGCATTTCCTTCCTTACAAAGTcattgttgttttttcttttcatttccttcGGAAAGCTCTTTTTATACATGTAGCCCAGTCAAACGAGAAGTAGGATCGAGGAAAATATCTTCTCTGAAAGGAATTCTGAGACCACCATTAGATGATCAAATCCAAATTATTCTTCTGCCTTATGTAGTAGCTCTTGGAATATAGTAGCCCAATTgttgaaatatatattacatcCTCTAACTCACTGTCCAGGGCAAATCAATCACAAAATCATAGTGCAGACCAGGTTCTGACATGAAGTAATGATTCATGAACTAAAAGATAGTATAGCCAGATGCTGGAAGACAAACGAGAAAATCTTACAAATCTTCATGTCTGAATTCCCATAAACCTGAACTAGACAGGGTAATATCTCTCTTCTTTCCCCTCCTGTCTGAATTCCTCATAAACCTGAACATGTCCCAAGCCTTCCCTCCTAAGCATTTTCCATGCATTTGAATCAAGGAACTCAGTTGCAAGACTCCATGTATCACATCTGTAATTGGACACACCGCATTGGAATTCATCTGTTTATCTAGCTCGGAGATCAGTTCATCTCCAAAAATTGAGAAACATTAGCTCCTCAAGGCTTTATCCTCCACCTCATAGACGGTAATTGCAAAGGTGTATATGTACATAATATGCCCTGCCGTTTATTAGAGAACTACGAAAAAAGGATCCACTTGAAACCCCAGATATGGAGAAACCTCTTGTTGATTTAAGAACAGTACAAAGCTCAATCTATTCATGCATTAGAGGCATGCCTGAGAAAATCTAATTCCTTTCTGTCTTCTTGGGGAGGAGACAGAATGGGGACTTCATTGGCCACATGGGTAACTTTCTTATTACTATTCACTTAATTTCATAGGTGCTGCCATCCCATATTAGACCATTCATagctatgtaaataacaattcATTTTCGACTGAGTTCTCCATAGCTTGACCTCACCTTTCAATCCAACCAAAAAACTGTGAAACAGAAATGGCCTTGTAGTGTTAAGAGTAGAATACAAGGGAATGGCatggtttttttcttctaaaaaaaaacaaagtcaaAGTCAAAAGAAATCCTTCATATTCTTTATGTGAAGCTCAAAACAGAGATCATTGCTGTCATGTGGCATCCCAGTTTTCATTTGCTTGGAATTGTTATTAGAAAAAGCGACCCTTCATATTGAATTTGGATAATCTTTCTAGGAGGCCTTCAAACTTTGAGTAGGAGAAACACATGGACAAGGACATCTGAATAATATGATTGCCTATATGGCTAATTTATTCCAAGAAACACCATCGCAGGAACTGATGATGATTTGTGTCTCAATCTTATTGTCTGCTAATGTCATAAGAAATGAATTACTGGTAATTTTCGTGTTTATCAGAACACCAACAAGCTTCAGACATATATCACTGGAAGGCTATGGTTAGCCAAATGAATGTAGTCCCTACAAGTTGGTTGAAATAGCAAACAGTTTCTAGTGGGCTTCTCCAGTTTGTTCTGCTAAATTTAAGCAGTAGGCCATGACGAGTCTGtcattcaataaatttttaggattaagaccaccaaaatcttattattagtTGGTGGACAAAGCCATGTGATCCCTTGTGTTGAATGTCCACAGATGGACCCTATCAAGGACTTCTATTCACACCAACTCCATCTGAGAATACTGGCGATACAGAACATGCTTCCTCTATATATATTCTACTCATCATAGGGACATGGCATCCCACTGCCAAAGATATCTTTTTCTAACACATCTCAGAGTACCATTTTCCTTACCATTACTTTTCTCTGATCATACGAGTCATGGGTTTTCGCTTGCCTGGGATTGTTAATGCTAAGCAAACCCTGCAGCAAGCGCGCAAGGGTGCAGAGGCCAAAAATGTACCAAAAGGCTATTTTGCTGTTTATGTGGGAGAAGTTCAGAAGAAGCGATTTGTGGTTCCAATCTCATACTTGAAGAACCCTTTATTCCAGAACTTGTTGAGTCAGGCTGAAGAAGAGTTCGGGTTTGATCATCCAATGGGCGGTCTCACAATCCCCTGCACAGAAGAAGCCTTTATTAATCTTACTTGCAGTTTGAACTGCTCATGAGAGGAGAGGAAGATATGCAAATGGCTAGTCAGTAGGACATGTAATTTCTAACACCACTGACTTGAAATCCAGTCTCTCCAATTTTGAATTAGGAGAACTGGGTTGTTTCATTCCCACTCGTTGTAACTTATTCTATACAATTTTAGTCAAATTTCTCCATACATAACATTCAAACAgaatctttgtttttcttcttttctcattgATTTTGTTTCCCCTGGTCTCCTTGTATAAGTAGTCACCATGGATATGCACATAAAtttaagagaaacaaaaaatcccGGAAGTTTAGGCTTTCTTGATGACTTTTAGCTCCTTCACTGCAGATACTGATGTGCATATGCCTGTCATAAATATTTGGGCAGAATATGGTCATTTTCCACTTACGTCAACCAAAATCTAAACCTTGAGTCCAGGAGCTGCTTTTCAATTATGGTCAGTGAATAGACCCGCTGTAGGCATTGGGGTCctgtttcttcctttctttttatcatcGATCATCTCATTTTCCCCATTCGTTGCAGCTATTAAAGCTAGAGGCTTAGCTCACTCTATTCAAGActatatttgaaaactattttcagtTCAACTAGACATTATCGATTTTGATATTTTGCAATGCAGTTTTTGTtaggctttgtggagcctagttttgtttgatctagtttgacgacccgacccgaataatactGTATgactttttaatgggagatttattgaggcctgttggacccgtttagcccattgtgaaaccaccttttgtaattagggttttttagtatggtggggttgccgtgttatatatatagagagaatattatAACCGCtaggttgtactctgtattcttccctgataatagtgatatccctgcaactccgtggacgtaggcaaattgccgaaccacgtaaatactgtcttatgcgtgtgattgttttttctttgacgtgtgttttctctaatttttgtttctcacgggttgggaattctgtttaattccctacaactggtatcagagcctagggttaggtttgagtgggagcaatggcagaggaagcaggaaaggcgtctggaatagaaaagtttgatgacatagactttgcgtattggaggatgcagattgaagattatctctatgggaggaaattgcatctgcctcttttggggacaaaacctgagagtatgaaggctgaggaatggacgcttcttgacagacaggttctaggagttattaggttaactctgtctaggtcaGTTGtacataatgttgtaaaggagaagaccacagcagatttgatgaaggctttgtccggtatgtatgaaaagccgtccgcaaacaataaggtgcatctgatgaagaaattgttcaatttgaagatggcagagaatgcatcagtagcacaacatctgaatgaatttaatacaatcacaaatcaattgtcgtctgtagaaattgattttgatgatgagattcgtgctctgatcgtcttggcttctttgccaaacagttgggaggcaatgaggatggcagtaagcaattctacgagAAAGGAACATAAGCAAAGGTTATAAACGGAACATAAGCGGAACATAAGCAGGGTAGATCAAATCTTGAGACAAGAGGTAGAGGTAATAACAGAAATTCAAATCagggtagatcaaattccagaaattctaaaCGGAACataagcaaatctagatcaggccaacaagtacaatgctggaattgtgggaaaataggtcactttaaaaggcaatgcaaaagccctaagaagaagaatgaagatgattctgctaatgttgtaacagaagaggtacatgatgcattacttcttgcagtagacagtccacttgatgattgagttttagaTTCAGGAGCTTcatttcataccactccacaccgagaaatcatacagaattatgttgcaggtgattttggtaaggtgtatttggctgatggttcagccttggatgttgtgggtctgggagacgtccgaatatcgttgcccaatgggtctgtttggttactggagaaggttcgacatattcctgacctaaggaggaatctgatttctattggacaacttgatgatgaaggacatgcaatactatttgttggtggtacttggaaggttacaaagggagttAGGGTATTGGCTTGTGGAAAGAAGACTGGCactctgtatatgacctcatgtctaAGAAACACAATGGCAGTTGTTGATGCAAGTattgatacaagcctatggcaccgcagacttggtcatatgagtgagaaagggatgaagatgttgttgtcaaaaggaaaactaccagaattgaagtccattgattttgacatgtgtgaaaattgtatcttaggaaagcaaaaaaaggtgagcttcttgaaaatTGGCAagacaccgaaggctgaaaaattggaactagtacacactgatttgtgggggccttctccggttgcatccctaggaggttctaggtactacatcacttttattgatgactcaagtagaaaggtatggatttattttctgaaaaataaatctgatgtatttgaaacttttaagaagtggaaggccatggttgagacagaaacaggtttgaaagtaaaatgtttgaggtcagataatggaagagagtacatagatggagggttcagtgagtattgtgctgcacagggaattaggatggagaagatcattcctgggacaccacagcagaatggtgtggctgagcgcatgaacagaattctcaatgagcgtgctagaagtatgaggttgcatgctggactaccaaaaactttttgggctgatgctgttagcactgcagcttacctgataaaccgaggaccatcagttcccatggagttcagacttcctgagaaggtttggagcggtaaagaggtgaagttttcacatttaaaag includes the following:
- the LOC117911268 gene encoding auxin-induced protein X15-like — encoded protein: MGFRLPGIVNAKQTLQQARKGAEAKNVPKGYFAVYVGEVQKKRFVVPISYLKNPLFQNLLSQAEEEFGFDHPMGGLTIPCTEEAFINLTCSLNCS